A segment of the Nostoc sp. TCL26-01 genome:
TTACTGGTGTCTGCGGCTGCTAGTCTCAAAGATGCACTAGAAGAAATTAAGCCTCTCTACCAACAGAGTAAAGCCAATGTCAACATTAGTTATAACTTTGGTGCATCTGGGGCGTTGCAACAACAAATTGAACAAGGTGCGCCAGCAGATATTTTTATCTCGGCGGCTAAACGTCAAGTAGATGCCTTAGAGCAAAAACAACTACTAGTTCCTGGGACTCGTAGTATCTTAGCGAAAAATCGCCTAGTCTTGGTTGTTCCGAAAAACGTCAGTGGTGTTACTAGCTTCTACAACTTAAAGGATGAGAAAATTAAACGAATCGCCATTGGCGAACCCAGAAGTGTACCGGCTGGGCAATATGCTGAACAAGTTTTGCAAAAATTGAAACTCCTACCACAAATCAAGCCGAAGTTAGTCTATGCTAACAATGTGCGGCAAGTTTTGGCCTCGGTAGAAAGCGGTAATGCCGATGCAGGTTTGGTTTACGTCACTGATGCCAAAATTTCTGACAAAGTGAAAGTTGTAGTTGCAGCTGACGAAAAATACCACTCAGCAATTATTTATCCTTTAGCTGTAGTCAAAAGTAGTAAAAATATTGATGCTGCCAAGGAATTTGCCCAGTATCTAGCAACTAG
Coding sequences within it:
- the modA gene encoding molybdate ABC transporter substrate-binding protein — encoded protein: MKRRDILAFISVAIASWFLAIGLPLVTPEPVAAQSNVNLLVSAAASLKDALEEIKPLYQQSKANVNISYNFGASGALQQQIEQGAPADIFISAAKRQVDALEQKQLLVPGTRSILAKNRLVLVVPKNVSGVTSFYNLKDEKIKRIAIGEPRSVPAGQYAEQVLQKLKLLPQIKPKLVYANNVRQVLASVESGNADAGLVYVTDAKISDKVKVVVAADEKYHSAIIYPLAVVKSSKNIDAAKEFAQYLATSSQVKAVLKKYGFIVS